A portion of the Tachysurus vachellii isolate PV-2020 chromosome 14, HZAU_Pvac_v1, whole genome shotgun sequence genome contains these proteins:
- the LOC132857322 gene encoding uncharacterized protein LOC132857322 — protein MRPLSDISFLLETKDKTKILTDVTDLRVLASTCNFGDIKDSLIRDRIVCGTQSPVMRERLLREENLTLDKCMQICRATELSKENSKTIQGKMVEEIHAMKKNPRRDKKEEINCNFCGNIHEKNKHRCPAYGKKCKKCGKENHFAAKCKSRFEKNKKGRPVHTISESSESCEDIMTITDVSESQETINQVKEAHSKSQPLFAENLPTLHKSLPDIMSLLYISILWVCACVDSAESLVTVSAPVGSTVILPCKLPEDFKLTSFIRWQLNKEVVFERNSDVTDSGSGYEGRVDVPVDELLKGNCSLVLKNVRFTDDKIYKIFTMVHVDTNTKEAKEINSVRLSVDGFLPFEVVECSVKGYGDDIICGPICSVSKLVWFKCGRKACFGVLGDQSLKALHDYWC, from the exons ATGAGACCGTTGAGCGATATAAGTTTTTTGTTAGAGACCAAGGACAAGACGAAAATATTGACAGATGTCACAGATTTGAGAGTATTGGCCAGCACATGCAATTTTGGTGACATTAAGGACTCACTAATAAGAGACCGTATTGTGTGTGGTACACAGAGCCCTGTGATGAGGGAAAGACTGTTAAGGGAAGAAAACTTAACGCTGGATAAGTGCATGCAAATATGCAGAGCTACTGAACTGTCTAAAGAGAACAGCAAAACCATACAAGGTAAAATGGTGGAAGAAATACATGCAATGAAGAAGAATCCAAGGAGAGACAAAAAGGAGGAGATTAACTGTAACTTTTGTGGCAACAtacatgagaaaaataaacacagatgtcCAGCCTATGGAAAGAAGTGTAAGAAATGTGGAAAGGAGAACCACTTTGCTGCAAAATGCAAGTCCAGGtttgagaaaaacaagaaaggCAGACCGGTACACACAATTTCAGAATCAAGTGAGTCGTGTGAGGACATCATGACAATAACAGATGTCAGTGAAAGCCAAGAGACAATAAATCAAGTGAAAGAAGCACACAGCAAAAGTCAACCTCTCTTTGCAG aaaaTCTGCCAACACTCCACAAGAGTCTTCCAGACATCATGTCCCTCCTTTATATTTCCATCTTATgggtctgtgcctgtgtgg ACAGTGCAGAATCTCTGGTTACTGTATCAGCTCCAGTGGGTTCCACAGTCATCCTGCCGTGTAAACTGCCTGAAGACTTCAAACTAACATCATTTATTAGGTGGCAGCTCAATAAAGAAGTTGTGTTTGAGAGAAACAGTGATGTTACAGATTCAGGTTCAGGATATGAAGGACGTGTGGATGTTCCTGTGGACGAGCTGCTTAAAGGAAACTGTTCCCTGGTGTTGAAGAACGTCAGATTTACTGATGACAAAATCTACAAAATCTTTACAATGGTACATGTGGACACTAACACTAAGGAAGCAAAAGAAATTAACAGCGTTAGACTCTCAGTCGATG GTTTCCTGCCGTTCGAGGTGGTTGAGTGCAGTGTGAAGGGCTATGGAGATGACATCATCTGTGGACCCATTTGCTCTGTAAGCAAACTGGTGTGGTTCAAGTGTGGGAGGAAGGCTTGTTTTGGTGTACTGGGAGACCAatctctcaaagcacttcatgattACTGGTGTTAG